In Kineococcus endophyticus, one genomic interval encodes:
- a CDS encoding ArnT family glycosyltransferase: protein MSTTSDALGWARSTGSATPDRVRRLARTTWRGREQDPRWVRPTLLGLLAATAVLYLVGLSASGWANPFYAAAAQAGSRSWEAWFFGSSDASNAITVDKPPAALWITGLSVRLFGLSSWSVLVPQALEGVAAVGLLHATVRRRTSPATGLIAGFLLATTPVATLMFRFNNPDALLVLLMVAATWGVLKAVDTGRARFLVWAGVFVGLGFLAKQLQVFLVLPGLGLTYLWAAPHPVGRRVLHLLRAAAALLLSAGWWVAVVELVPSSWRPYVGGSQDDSFLSLTFGYNGFGRLTGDETGSVGAGNGWGETGIARMFDSEFGGNISWLLPAAFALAAVGFVLTRRSARTDTRRAAYLAWSGWLVVTFVAFSFMSGIIHPYYTVALAPAVAALVALGTTDLWRRRSSRWALPVLAVVVAVTAGWAFVLLGRSAEFLPWLRWVVLVTGVVGTAALAAAAFVRGGTTARRLRGAGAVAAAVAVLAGPVSYSVQTAATPHTGAIVSAGPSASGAFAMGGGRGGPGGGQFSSMFTQGRTPGGGTAPGTGFASGPQNPFGTGGARTGRAGGSAGGSAGGRGGGGGLLGATTPGAALTSLLATDAGRYRWVAATTGSNNAAGYQLATQEPVMAVGGFNGTDPAPTLEQFQAYVAAGDVHYYVASRSMASTRTGGSDAAAQIAAWVEENFTATTVDGTTLYDLTGGLTEASTASTT, encoded by the coding sequence GTGAGCACCACCTCCGACGCCCTCGGCTGGGCCCGCAGCACCGGCAGCGCGACCCCGGACCGCGTCCGGCGCCTGGCCCGCACCACCTGGCGCGGGCGGGAGCAGGACCCCCGGTGGGTGCGGCCCACCCTGCTCGGTCTGCTCGCGGCGACCGCCGTCCTGTACCTCGTCGGGCTGTCCGCCTCCGGGTGGGCGAACCCGTTCTACGCGGCCGCCGCGCAGGCGGGTTCCCGGTCCTGGGAGGCGTGGTTCTTCGGTTCCTCCGACGCCTCGAACGCCATCACCGTCGACAAACCACCGGCGGCCCTGTGGATCACCGGGTTGTCGGTCCGGCTGTTCGGGTTGTCGTCCTGGTCCGTCCTCGTGCCGCAGGCGCTGGAGGGCGTCGCGGCCGTGGGTCTGCTGCACGCGACCGTCCGGCGGCGGACCTCCCCCGCGACCGGCCTGATCGCGGGGTTCCTCCTGGCCACCACCCCCGTCGCGACCCTGATGTTCCGCTTCAACAACCCCGACGCACTGCTGGTGCTCCTCATGGTGGCGGCCACCTGGGGCGTCCTGAAGGCCGTCGACACCGGCCGGGCGCGGTTCCTCGTCTGGGCCGGGGTGTTCGTCGGACTGGGTTTCCTCGCCAAGCAGTTGCAGGTGTTCCTCGTCCTGCCCGGGCTCGGGCTGACCTACCTGTGGGCCGCCCCGCACCCGGTGGGCCGCCGGGTCCTCCACCTGCTCCGCGCCGCCGCGGCGCTGCTGCTGTCTGCCGGGTGGTGGGTCGCGGTCGTCGAACTCGTGCCGTCCTCGTGGCGGCCCTACGTCGGGGGTTCGCAGGACGACTCCTTCCTGTCCCTCACGTTCGGCTACAACGGGTTCGGCCGGCTCACGGGGGACGAGACCGGCAGCGTGGGCGCCGGGAACGGCTGGGGCGAGACGGGCATCGCCCGGATGTTCGACAGCGAGTTCGGCGGGAACATCTCGTGGTTGCTGCCGGCGGCGTTCGCGCTCGCCGCGGTCGGGTTCGTCCTCACCCGCCGGTCCGCCCGCACCGACACCCGCCGCGCCGCCTACCTCGCGTGGAGCGGGTGGCTCGTGGTCACCTTCGTCGCCTTCAGCTTCATGTCCGGGATCATCCACCCGTACTACACGGTCGCGCTGGCCCCGGCCGTCGCCGCCCTCGTGGCGCTCGGCACCACGGACCTGTGGCGTCGCCGGTCCTCCCGGTGGGCGTTGCCCGTCCTCGCGGTGGTCGTCGCGGTCACCGCGGGGTGGGCGTTCGTCCTGCTCGGCCGCAGCGCGGAGTTCCTGCCGTGGCTGCGGTGGGTGGTCCTCGTCACCGGCGTCGTGGGGACGGCCGCGCTGGCCGCGGCGGCGTTCGTGCGCGGGGGGACCACCGCGCGGCGGTTGCGCGGGGCCGGGGCCGTCGCCGCGGCCGTCGCCGTCCTGGCGGGCCCGGTCTCCTACTCCGTGCAGACCGCCGCGACCCCGCACACCGGTGCGATCGTCTCGGCCGGCCCGAGCGCCTCGGGGGCCTTCGCCATGGGCGGCGGACGCGGTGGCCCCGGTGGGGGGCAGTTCTCCTCGATGTTCACGCAGGGCCGCACGCCCGGGGGTGGGACGGCACCGGGGACGGGGTTCGCGTCAGGGCCGCAGAACCCGTTCGGCACCGGCGGGGCCCGGACCGGTCGCGCCGGCGGGTCCGCGGGCGGTTCCGCCGGGGGTCGGGGTGGAGGCGGCGGTCTGCTGGGCGCCACCACGCCCGGCGCCGCGCTGACCTCGCTCCTGGCGACCGACGCCGGGCGGTACCGCTGGGTCGCGGCCACGACCGGATCCAACAACGCCGCCGGGTACCAGCTCGCCACGCAGGAACCCGTCATGGCCGTCGGGGGTTTCAACGGGACGGACCCGGCGCCGACGCTGGAGCAGTTCCAGGCGTACGTGGCCGCCGGTGACGTCCACTACTACGTGGCCAGCCGGTCGATGGCCTCCACACGCACCGGGGGCAGCGACGCAGCCGCGCAGATCGCCGCCTGGGTCGAGGAGAACTTCACGGCCACGACCGTGGACGGCACGACGCTGTACGACCTCACCGGCGGCCTGACCGAGGCGTCCACCGCGTCCACCACCTGA
- a CDS encoding glycosyltransferase — translation MTATTSGSTGVSPVRPPAPRPAADAWTSSTTTPVLDVVVPVYNEQVDLEPCVRRLHAHVAGFPFRTRITVADNASTDATPQVAAALAAELPDVRHVRLEEKGRGRALKQVWSASDAQVLAYMDVDLSTDLAALLPLVAGLLSGHSDLAIGSRLARGAHVVRGAKREVVSRCYNLLLHGTLRVRFTDAQCGFKAIRADVAAQLLPLVEDTGWFFDTEVLVLAERAGLRIQEIPVDWVDDPDSTVDIVATALADLRGIRRLAAAIGSGRLPLKEVRASLGRGPQPAQVAGVPTSLAGQLTRFVGVGVASTLAYALLYLAFQTVVGAQVANFLALLVTAVGNTALNRRLTFGVRGSQGAARHQAQGLLVFLLGWGITSGSLLALHAARPDAHQALELGVLTAANLVATVVRFLLLRSWVFRTRRHHRPGDTGTTAGEAQA, via the coding sequence ATGACAGCGACCACCTCCGGCTCCACGGGTGTCAGCCCGGTGCGGCCGCCGGCCCCACGACCGGCCGCCGACGCCTGGACGTCCTCCACCACGACCCCCGTCCTGGACGTCGTGGTCCCGGTCTACAACGAGCAGGTCGACCTCGAACCCTGCGTGCGCCGGTTGCACGCGCACGTGGCGGGTTTCCCGTTCCGCACCCGCATCACCGTCGCCGACAACGCCAGCACCGACGCCACCCCGCAGGTCGCCGCGGCCCTGGCCGCCGAACTGCCCGACGTCCGGCACGTGCGGCTGGAGGAGAAGGGTCGCGGCCGGGCCCTCAAGCAGGTCTGGTCCGCCTCGGACGCCCAGGTCCTGGCCTACATGGACGTCGACCTGTCGACCGACCTGGCCGCCCTGCTGCCGCTCGTCGCGGGGTTGCTGTCCGGGCACTCCGACCTGGCCATCGGCTCGCGGCTGGCGCGCGGTGCGCACGTCGTGCGCGGCGCCAAGCGCGAGGTCGTCTCGCGCTGCTACAACCTCCTGCTGCACGGCACGTTGCGCGTCCGGTTCACCGACGCCCAGTGCGGGTTCAAGGCCATCCGCGCCGACGTCGCCGCCCAGCTCCTGCCCCTGGTGGAGGACACCGGCTGGTTCTTCGACACCGAGGTCCTCGTCCTGGCCGAGCGCGCGGGCCTGCGGATCCAGGAGATCCCCGTCGACTGGGTCGACGACCCCGACAGCACCGTCGACATCGTCGCGACCGCGCTGGCCGACCTGCGCGGCATCCGCCGGCTGGCGGCCGCGATCGGTTCGGGACGGTTGCCGCTGAAGGAGGTCCGGGCGAGCCTGGGCCGCGGCCCGCAGCCGGCGCAGGTGGCGGGGGTCCCCACCTCCCTGGCCGGCCAGCTCACCCGGTTCGTCGGCGTCGGAGTGGCCAGCACGCTCGCGTACGCGCTGCTGTACCTCGCGTTCCAGACCGTCGTGGGGGCGCAGGTCGCGAACTTCCTGGCCCTCCTCGTGACCGCCGTGGGCAACACGGCGCTGAACCGCCGGCTGACGTTCGGCGTCCGCGGGTCCCAGGGGGCGGCCCGGCACCAGGCGCAGGGTCTGCTGGTGTTCCTGCTCGGCTGGGGCATCACCTCCGGGAGCCTGCTGGCCCTGCACGCCGCCCGGCCCGACGCCCACCAGGCCCTCGAACTCGGCGTGCTGACCGCGGCGAACCTCGTGGCCACCGTCGTGCGGTTCCTGCTGCTGCGTTCCTGGGTGTTCCGCACCCGCCGGCACCACCGCCCCGGTGACACCGGCACGACCGCCGGGGAGGCGCAGGCGTGA